A genomic segment from Branchiostoma floridae strain S238N-H82 chromosome 7, Bfl_VNyyK, whole genome shotgun sequence encodes:
- the LOC118419311 gene encoding transient-receptor-potential-like protein, with translation MRSRLRSKERVFLEAVGRGDKATVVRCLQPPDPVDVNVRTALGRSALTTAVTMENVEIVEILLKQDGIRIGNALLHAIREGVYRIVEMMVNHPSITPDMLGAGWSRVAPESEDFSSCVTPVMLCAQLNQFEILHLLLSQGATIANPHKPGCECTGCKGSNKDDSLRHSIVRIETYRALASPSWISLTSSDPVLTAFKLSWDLRHLATNEREFKESYLNLAEQCRKYPVELLDQCRSSVELNSILNQACDDDEDVNDDEEEDEDDGIDEDHQKPSLYRLKLALKYEQKQFVAHPHCQQLLTSMWHEGLPGWRRRSVFARLLMVMSLMTLMPIVAVCYVISPRSRMGRFTNYPFIKFASQAGSFAVFLILLTMASPREENMTNRRGPPPSTVEVLIVFYVAGLVWSECKQLWNQGMHLFIRDYWNWLDFIMNSLYLATISLRVVAYVRVTAGTDFPMETERKNWPSDDPTLISEGLFAVANVFSFFRVIYLFQTNPHLGPLQITLGSMLLDVGKFLSVFFLIMASFAVGFSQLYGFYRDTEVCEDEGGQRVCRGNPTEFLTFDAAVMTLFWSLFKLIGQETLDMEEKNAFLVSTGSLLLAAYQIAAVVILLNQLIATMADSFQDIDTHADMEWKYARTKLWLSYFDNGTTLPPPYNVIVTPKSIYYFLKVRGRDFYWRMRARCPGCTTKDAGMAGEGPDVSGEAGQSPVGNYAPSGTG, from the exons ATGCGTTCCAGGCTTCGATCCAAGGAGCGCGTGTTCCTTGAGGCGGTTGGTAGAGGCGACAAGGCGACTGTGGTGAGATGTCTCCAGCCGCCAGACCCGGTTGATGTTAACGTCAGGACCGCCTTGGGTCGGAGCGCCCTGACCACCGCCGTCACCATGGAGAACGTGGAGATAGTGGAGATACTTCTAAAGCAG GACGGCATCAGGATCGGAAACGCGCTCCTTCACGCCATACGTGAGGGCGTGTATCGTATCGTGGAGATGATGGTCAACCATCCGAG CATCACACCTGACATGCTGGGTGCCGGGTGGAGCCGCGTGGCTCCGGAAAGTGAGGACTTCTCTTCCTGCGTCACTCCCGTCATGCTGTGCGCGCAGCTCAACCAGTTCGAGATCCTCCATCTCCTCCTGTCACAGGGCGCTACCATCGCAAAC CCACACAAACCTGGATGTGAGTGCACAGGATGTAAAGGTAGTAACAAAGACGACAGCCTTCGTCACTCCATCGTCCGGATCGAGACCTATCGGGCCCTggcgtcgccatcttggatctcgCTGACGTCATCAGACCCAGTCCTGACGGCGTTCAAGCTCAGCTGGGATTTGCGCCACCTAGCGACCAATGAACGAGAGTTCAAGGAGTCGTATCTG AACCTGGCGGAACAGTGTCGGAAGTACCCCGTAGAGCTGCTGGACCAGTGCCGCAGTTCCGTGGAACTCAACAGCATCTTGAACCAA gcctgtgatgatgatgaagatgtgaATGACGACGAAGAGGAAGACGAGGATGATGGGATAGATGAGGACCACCAGAAGCCGAGTCTATACCGACTCAAGCTGGCGCTCAAGTACGAACAGAAACAG TTCGTGGCCCACCCCCATTGCCAGCAGCTCCTGACCTCCATGTGGCACGAGGGCCTGCCGGGCTGGCGCAGGCGCAGTGTGTTCGCCAGGCTGCTGATGGTGATGTCACTGATGACGTTGATGCCGATCGTGGCGGTCTGTTACGTCATCTCTCCGCGCAGCCGCATGGGAAGGTTTACGAACTACCCGTTTATCAAGTTTGCCAG CCAAGCGGGTTCGTTCGCGGTGTTCCTGATCCTGCTGACCATGGCCTCTCCCCGGGAAGAGAACATGACCAACAGGCGCGGCCCGCCGCCATCCACCGTTGAGGTCCTCATCGTCTTCTACGTAGCAG GACTAGTGTGGAGCGAGTGTAAGCAGCTGTGGAACCAAGGCATGCACCTGTTCATCCGGGACTATTGGAACTGGCTGGACTTCATCATGAACTCACTCTACCTGGCAACCATATCCCTCCGTGTGGTCGCATACGTCAGGGTCACGGCAG GAACTGACTTTCCAATGGAGACGGAACGGAAGAATTGGCCCTCGGACGATCCCACTCTCATCTCGGAGGGGTTGTTTGCTGTGGCCAACGTCTTCAGCTTTTTCCGTGTCATCTATCTATTTCAGA CCAATCCCCACCTCGGCCCACTGCAGATCACGCTTGGCTCCATGCTGCTGGACGTCGGCAAGTTCCTGTCGGTGTTCTTCCTCATCATGGCGTCGTTCGCGGTGGGGTTCAGCCAGCTGTACGGGTTCTACCGCGACACGGAGGTGTGTGAGGACGAGGGAGGGCAGAGGGTCTGCCGGGGAAACCCCACCGAGTTCCTAAC GTTTGACGCTGCGGTGATGACGCTGTTCTGGTCGCTGTTTaagctgattggtcaggagACGTTAGACATGGAGGAGAAGAATGCGTTCCTGGTCTCCACAGGCTCGCTGCTGCTCGCCGCGTACCAGATCGCCGCGGTGGTCATCCTGCTCAACCAGCTCATCGCCACCATGGCGGACTCCTTCCAGGACATAGAC ACCCACGCCGACATGGAATGGAAGTACGCGAGAACCAAACTCTGGTTGAGTTACTTCGATAACGGGACTACCTTACCCCCTCCGTACAACGTCATCGTCACACCCAAGTCAATctactactttttaaaggtacgGGGCAGGGATTTCTATTGGCGCATGCGTGCAAGGTGCCCG GGCTGTACGACAAAGGATGCCGGTATGGCGGGAGAAGGCCCGGATGTTTCGGGGGAGGCGGGACAGTCACCTGTTGGGAACTATGCACCTAGCGGCACAGGCTGA
- the LOC118420263 gene encoding uncharacterized protein LOC118420263, producing MELAMATKRPDKKNSDGEKTEKLDKEKEEEIFQKGFEQGLRAQVSKTLLELREQQKELTDNVELLLEEEEQEGSSERDNGTFISSMYETITARFLPGWRRKQHIWRLVVTGIICMAALLSVIYAFLPSRRGVVEENMT from the exons ATGGAacttgccatggcaaccaaacGGCCGGACAAGAAAAACAGCGATGGCGAGAAAACTGAGAAACTGGATAAGGAGAAGGAAGAGGAGATCTTCCAGAAAGG CTTTGAGCAGGGTCTCCGAGCCCAGGTGTCCAAGACGCTGCTGGAGCTCCGTGAGCAGCAGAAGGAGCTGACTGATAACGTGGAGCTGCtcctggaggaggaggagcaggaGGGGAGCTCGGAGCGAGACAA TGGTACCTTCATCTCATCGATGTACGAAACCATCACTGCGCGATTCCTGCCCGGCTGGAGAAGAAAGCAGCACATCTGGAGGCTTGTAGTTACAGGCATCATCTGCATGGCTGCGCTGCTGAGCGTCATCTACGCTTTCCTGCCGTCACGGAGGGGCGTGGTGGAGGAGAACATGACTTAA